The following proteins come from a genomic window of Thiothrix winogradskyi:
- the aroQ gene encoding type II 3-dehydroquinate dehydratase: MASILLLNGPNLNLLGKREPGHYGNMTLADIEARLTALADQQQQTLHCYQHNSEGALVDRIHQALTEQVDFILINPGAYTHTSIALRDALLGVAIPFIEIHLSNVHRREPFRHHSYLSDIAEGVILGLGTMGYELALYAAIQKLNKHDRALTYDGRS, from the coding sequence ATGGCAAGCATTCTTCTGCTCAACGGCCCTAACCTGAACTTGCTCGGCAAGCGCGAACCGGGGCATTACGGCAATATGACACTGGCTGATATTGAAGCGCGTCTGACAGCGTTAGCAGATCAGCAACAACAAACGCTACATTGCTATCAGCACAATTCCGAAGGTGCTTTGGTCGATCGCATTCATCAAGCGCTAACGGAACAAGTCGATTTCATCCTCATCAATCCCGGTGCTTACACGCATACCAGCATTGCGCTGCGGGATGCCCTGCTGGGTGTCGCGATACCGTTTATCGAAATTCATCTGTCCAATGTGCACCGGCGCGAACCTTTCCGTCATCACTCGTATCTGTCTGATATAGCTGAAGGCGTGATTTTGGGGCTTGGTACAATGGGCTATGAACTCGCACTGTATGCCGCTATACAGAAACTCAACAAACACGACAGAGCATTAACTTATGATGGACGTTCGTAA
- the ispF gene encoding 2-C-methyl-D-erythritol 2,4-cyclodiphosphate synthase: MRIGHGYDVHAFTTGDNLVLGGVSIPHTHAFKAHSDGDVLLHAICDALLGALALGDIGQHFPDTAAEYANIDSRILLRHVVGLVRSKGYGVINLDSTIIAQSPKMAPHILTMREHLAADLSCELGQVNVKATTTEKLGFTGRKEGIAAHAVVLLGANHD; encoded by the coding sequence ATGCGTATTGGGCATGGTTACGACGTACACGCTTTTACCACAGGTGATAATCTGGTCTTGGGCGGGGTAAGCATTCCGCATACTCATGCGTTTAAGGCACATTCGGATGGCGATGTGTTGTTGCACGCGATTTGCGATGCGTTGCTTGGTGCGCTGGCATTGGGTGACATTGGGCAACATTTTCCCGATACCGCAGCAGAATACGCCAATATTGATAGCCGGATTTTGTTGCGTCACGTGGTCGGGTTGGTGCGCAGCAAAGGTTATGGTGTCATCAATCTGGATAGCACTATCATTGCGCAATCCCCTAAAATGGCACCGCATATTTTGACCATGCGCGAACACCTTGCGGCTGATTTGAGCTGTGAGCTGGGGCAGGTCAATGTGAAAGCAACGACAACTGAAAAATTAGGTTTCACCGGGCGTAAAGAGGGCATTGCCGCCCATGCCGTGGTGTTATTAGGAGCAAACCATGATTGA
- the accB gene encoding acetyl-CoA carboxylase biotin carboxyl carrier protein, which translates to MDVRKIQKLIQLLEGSDVAEIEIKEGEDSVRISRINSGMTLAAVPQPYYAPQQPQAMMSAPVAAEPVAAATPSGHIVESPMVGTFYRASSPTAKAFVEVGQSVKVGDTLCIIEAMKMLNQIQSDATGIVKAILVENEQPVEFGQPLFIVE; encoded by the coding sequence ATGGACGTTCGTAAAATACAAAAATTAATTCAATTGCTCGAAGGCAGTGATGTCGCCGAAATCGAAATCAAAGAAGGCGAAGATTCGGTGCGCATCAGCCGCATCAACTCTGGCATGACGTTAGCCGCAGTACCACAGCCATACTATGCCCCGCAACAGCCACAAGCGATGATGTCCGCTCCCGTTGCTGCTGAGCCTGTCGCTGCTGCTACCCCTTCAGGCCATATTGTCGAATCCCCGATGGTCGGCACGTTCTACCGCGCATCCTCCCCGACTGCTAAAGCATTTGTGGAAGTGGGGCAAAGCGTTAAAGTTGGCGATACCCTGTGCATTATCGAAGCGATGAAAATGCTCAACCAAATTCAGTCTGATGCTACCGGTATTGTCAAAGCCATTTTGGTTGAAAATGAGCAGCCTGTGGAATTCGGGCAACCGCTGTTCATCGTTGAATGA
- a CDS encoding DUF3426 domain-containing protein translates to MKELTAAQGLLRCGECDNIFDAMKSLSQTLPEERRFAKLGAVAAADVADILPPPLKSTQAVPRPRRQWSWPQKISTVWLWVILGILALLLLLQVLYSSRHWLAQHPLTATFTQQTCDLIGCSVTQARDIAKINLLSRNIYSHPNTPNVLTISASIQNDAAFPQPYPLIEVSFLDQNNKVIALRRFPPEEYLPNFSGQLMPTGTPDELLLNITDPGEIAVRFQFHFI, encoded by the coding sequence ATGAAAGAATTAACAGCAGCCCAAGGGTTGTTGCGCTGTGGTGAATGTGACAACATTTTCGACGCGATGAAAAGCTTAAGCCAAACACTGCCCGAAGAGCGCCGCTTTGCCAAATTAGGGGCAGTGGCTGCGGCGGATGTTGCCGACATTCTTCCTCCCCCACTCAAATCCACCCAAGCGGTTCCACGCCCGCGACGCCAGTGGTCGTGGCCACAAAAAATCTCAACAGTTTGGTTATGGGTAATCCTCGGCATACTGGCTTTATTGTTGCTATTGCAAGTGCTTTACAGCAGCCGTCACTGGTTAGCACAACACCCTCTCACCGCAACGTTTACCCAGCAAACATGTGATCTCATTGGGTGCAGCGTCACCCAAGCACGCGATATAGCTAAAATCAACCTCTTAAGCCGCAATATTTATTCACACCCTAATACCCCTAACGTTCTGACGATTAGCGCATCCATCCAGAATGATGCGGCGTTCCCTCAGCCCTACCCCCTGATTGAAGTCAGCTTTTTGGATCAAAACAATAAAGTCATCGCTTTACGGCGCTTTCCACCTGAAGAATACCTTCCTAATTTTAGCGGGCAACTCATGCCAACGGGTACGCCAGATGAGTTATTGCTCAACATTACCGATCCCGGTGAAATAGCCGTGCGTTTCCAGTTTCATTTTATATGA
- a CDS encoding glutamyl-Q tRNA(Asp) synthetase, producing the protein MLTIGRFAPSPTGPLHFGSLVAATASYLAARQAQGRWLLRIEDLDKPREQAGAANAIIQTLADYGFEWDGDILYQSQRQDAYHAALTALHEHTYACTRSRKGLPTLPSIRVRAPDHPIGFIDSIQGNYCQVLSRDVGDFVLLRADGLFAYQLAVVVDDAFQGVNQVVRGADLLDNTPRQIWLQQLLGLPQPDYAHVPLVLNEFGQKLSKQNLAPALNTSERLQTLVTALRFLKQPCPDACEFSSLSACWDWAIAHWDMPQLKPGNTHAG; encoded by the coding sequence TTGCTAACCATTGGCAGATTCGCCCCCTCCCCCACGGGGCCATTGCATTTTGGCTCACTGGTTGCTGCCACCGCCAGTTATCTGGCGGCGCGGCAAGCACAAGGTCGCTGGTTACTGCGCATTGAAGATCTCGATAAACCGCGTGAACAAGCCGGTGCGGCGAATGCTATTATCCAAACCTTAGCCGACTACGGTTTTGAATGGGATGGTGACATCCTTTACCAAAGTCAGCGCCAAGATGCTTATCACGCCGCACTGACTGCCCTGCACGAACACACTTATGCCTGCACCCGCTCACGCAAAGGCTTACCAACCTTACCCTCGATTCGGGTACGCGCACCTGACCATCCCATTGGTTTCATCGACAGCATCCAAGGCAATTATTGTCAGGTTTTGAGCCGCGATGTGGGCGATTTTGTGTTGCTACGCGCCGATGGTTTGTTTGCTTACCAACTGGCGGTTGTGGTGGATGATGCATTTCAAGGGGTAAATCAAGTGGTACGTGGTGCGGACTTGTTGGACAACACACCGCGTCAAATCTGGCTGCAACAATTGCTGGGTTTACCACAACCGGATTACGCGCATGTGCCGTTGGTGTTAAACGAATTCGGGCAAAAGCTGAGTAAGCAAAACCTTGCCCCTGCCCTCAATACCAGCGAACGGTTGCAAACTTTGGTGACTGCCCTGCGATTTCTCAAGCAACCTTGCCCCGATGCTTGCGAATTTTCCAGCCTCAGCGCCTGTTGGGATTGGGCAATCGCGCACTGGGATATGCCTCAACTAAAACCTGGCAACACTCACGCCGGATAG
- the holA gene encoding DNA polymerase III subunit delta: MQVRAEQIEEHLRHTLSPVYLISGDEPLQVMETADAIRKAAALKGFSERDVMTVDAQFDWGALYDAAGALSLFADKKLLDVRLSTCKAGQSGTKALQHYLEHLPTDKILLLQTGRLDKACKSAAWVKKVEQLGVSVQVWDLSPAQTLAWIARRMKQAGLQPDNEAVRYLTERVEGNLLAAVQEIGKLVLLYGSRPMTAANIMAVVEDNSRFTVFDLADAILAQDARRIRHIMRILQEEETATPLVVWALADLLRQLYTGCENIRNNLSNQALLMRMPKARQGSFQTALRRLLNADWRRLFAMAALLDQHSKGVGQDVSRYPQRLWDEMLDLALLLSGREQ; this comes from the coding sequence ATGCAAGTCCGTGCTGAACAGATTGAAGAGCATCTCCGCCATACCCTGTCCCCGGTTTACCTGATTAGTGGGGATGAGCCATTGCAAGTCATGGAAACTGCTGATGCGATTCGCAAAGCGGCGGCGCTAAAGGGGTTCAGTGAGCGTGACGTGATGACCGTGGATGCACAGTTTGACTGGGGAGCGTTGTATGACGCAGCCGGAGCATTGTCGTTGTTTGCAGATAAAAAATTACTCGATGTGCGCTTGTCGACCTGTAAAGCTGGGCAATCAGGGACGAAAGCCTTACAGCATTACCTTGAGCATTTACCGACGGATAAAATTTTACTGCTTCAGACCGGGCGTTTGGATAAAGCTTGTAAAAGTGCAGCTTGGGTGAAGAAGGTCGAACAACTGGGCGTTTCGGTACAAGTATGGGATTTGTCCCCCGCGCAAACCTTGGCGTGGATTGCACGGCGTATGAAACAAGCGGGTTTGCAGCCGGATAATGAAGCCGTGCGCTATTTAACCGAACGGGTAGAGGGAAATTTGCTGGCGGCGGTACAGGAAATCGGCAAGTTAGTGTTGCTGTACGGTAGCCGCCCGATGACTGCCGCGAATATTATGGCAGTGGTGGAAGACAATTCGCGTTTTACGGTGTTTGACCTTGCTGACGCGATACTGGCGCAGGATGCCCGCCGGATTCGCCACATTATGCGGATATTGCAAGAGGAGGAGACCGCAACACCTTTAGTGGTGTGGGCGCTGGCGGATTTACTGCGCCAGCTTTACACGGGGTGTGAAAATATACGCAATAACTTGTCTAACCAAGCCTTGTTGATGCGGATGCCTAAAGCGCGTCAAGGCTCGTTTCAAACGGCATTACGGCGGCTATTGAATGCCGATTGGCGGCGCTTGTTTGCGATGGCAGCACTGTTGGATCAGCACAGCAAAGGCGTGGGTCAAGACGTTTCACGCTACCCGCAGCGGCTTTGGGACGAAATGTTGGATTTGGCGCTGTTATTGAGTGGGCGTGAACAATAA
- a CDS encoding helicase HerA-like domain-containing protein: MSQPSGILIGKGEEKVYLNPRFANRHGLIAGATGTGKTISLQVLAEGLSRIGVPVFMADIKGDLTGISKPGNPHPKVDERVAKIGIDDFRFEGCPTVIWDLSGERGHPVRATISDMGPLLLSQLLELNDTQEGVLNIAFKVADEQGLLLLDLKDLRAMLQYLGENSKTLSNTYGNVSSASIGAIQRQLLVLEQQGADQFFGEPALDLWDFMRTGANGYGNINILAADRLINTPRLYATFLLWLLSELFENLPEVGDMEKPRLVFFFDEAHLLFNGASKSLVQKVEQVVKLIRSKGVGIYFITQTPLDVPESVLGQLGNRVQHALRAFTPRDQKAVRTAAETFRQNPNIDTAETIMQMGVGEALVSVLDDKGTPTIVQHTIIRPPQSRIGPLTDTERNDILRTSPFAGRYDTMVDRESAYELLQKRAETAEIEAAEQEAEAAAQKAERRTNGSTRRVADREPDSLLGSIGETFVKNAVKAATSSAGRRIGTQIVRGLLGSLFKGR, translated from the coding sequence ATGTCACAACCGAGCGGAATCCTAATCGGCAAGGGCGAAGAAAAAGTGTATTTGAACCCACGCTTTGCCAACCGCCACGGCCTGATTGCAGGCGCAACCGGTACGGGAAAAACCATTTCCCTGCAAGTCTTGGCGGAAGGGTTATCCCGCATTGGCGTGCCCGTGTTCATGGCGGACATCAAAGGCGACCTCACCGGCATTAGCAAACCCGGCAACCCGCATCCCAAAGTGGATGAGCGCGTTGCAAAAATCGGCATTGATGACTTCCGCTTTGAAGGCTGCCCCACCGTCATTTGGGATTTATCCGGTGAACGCGGGCATCCGGTACGCGCCACCATTTCCGACATGGGACCATTGTTACTGTCACAGCTCCTCGAATTAAACGACACCCAAGAAGGTGTGCTGAACATTGCTTTCAAGGTCGCTGACGAGCAAGGCTTGTTGCTGCTGGATCTGAAAGATTTACGCGCCATGTTGCAATACCTCGGCGAAAACAGCAAAACCCTGAGCAATACTTACGGCAATGTCAGCTCTGCTTCCATCGGTGCGATTCAACGCCAATTGCTGGTGCTGGAACAGCAAGGTGCTGACCAATTCTTCGGCGAACCTGCCTTGGATTTGTGGGATTTCATGCGCACTGGGGCAAACGGTTACGGCAATATCAATATCCTCGCCGCTGATCGCCTGATCAATACCCCGCGCTTGTACGCCACCTTCCTGCTGTGGTTGCTGTCTGAACTGTTTGAAAATCTACCCGAAGTCGGCGATATGGAAAAGCCACGCCTCGTGTTCTTCTTTGACGAAGCACACTTACTGTTTAACGGCGCATCCAAATCACTGGTGCAAAAAGTCGAGCAAGTTGTCAAGCTGATCCGTTCCAAAGGTGTGGGGATTTACTTCATTACGCAAACGCCGTTGGACGTGCCCGAATCGGTGCTGGGGCAACTCGGTAATCGCGTGCAACACGCACTGCGGGCATTCACGCCGCGTGACCAAAAAGCGGTGCGGACTGCTGCCGAAACCTTCCGCCAAAACCCAAATATCGACACTGCCGAAACCATTATGCAAATGGGGGTTGGTGAAGCCTTAGTCTCCGTACTCGATGACAAAGGCACGCCCACTATTGTGCAGCACACCATTATCCGCCCGCCGCAATCCCGGATTGGCCCACTAACAGACACAGAACGTAACGATATTTTGCGTACCAGCCCGTTTGCAGGGCGCTACGACACGATGGTAGATCGTGAGTCTGCTTACGAACTCTTGCAAAAACGCGCCGAAACCGCCGAGATCGAAGCGGCTGAACAGGAAGCGGAAGCAGCAGCACAAAAAGCCGAACGGCGCACTAACGGCAGCACCCGCCGCGTTGCTGATCGTGAACCCGATAGTCTGCTGGGCAGTATCGGCGAAACCTTCGTGAAAAACGCCGTGAAAGCCGCAACGTCGAGTGCAGGGCGACGCATCGGCACGCAAATCGTGCGCGGTTTACTCGGTTCCCTGTTCAAAGGGCGCTAG
- a CDS encoding SurA N-terminal domain-containing protein, protein MNKVTLPPLLSAAVLAVLLTVQPVQADTNATPLDQIAAVVNSDVVMMSEAQQRAQLLRSASPAAAQLAAPALLKQAVDNLILEKLQLQQAEELGIQIDDVTLNKTIAMIAQRNKLSLPAFQQALQQEGIDYADFREQTRRKLMADALRKREVQRRVQASTAEATEAQAEEQFQAWLQELRNDAYVEYRIPVERSGLTLQ, encoded by the coding sequence ATGAATAAAGTAACACTCCCCCCCTTACTCAGCGCTGCGGTCTTAGCGGTGCTACTGACTGTGCAGCCCGTACAGGCTGACACCAATGCCACGCCATTGGATCAAATTGCTGCCGTGGTCAACAGTGATGTGGTGATGATGAGCGAAGCACAGCAACGCGCCCAACTGTTGCGTTCTGCCAGCCCTGCGGCAGCACAACTTGCAGCCCCCGCCCTGCTAAAACAAGCCGTGGACAACTTGATTCTGGAAAAACTGCAACTCCAACAGGCAGAAGAACTCGGTATCCAGATTGATGATGTCACCCTGAACAAAACGATTGCGATGATTGCTCAGCGCAATAAACTGAGCCTGCCCGCGTTCCAGCAAGCCTTGCAGCAGGAAGGTATTGATTACGCTGACTTCCGCGAACAAACCCGGCGCAAACTCATGGCGGATGCCTTACGCAAGCGTGAAGTCCAACGGCGGGTACAAGCCAGCACCGCTGAAGCAACTGAAGCACAAGCAGAGGAGCAGTTTCAGGCATGGTTACAAGAATTACGCAATGACGCTTACGTGGAATACCGTATTCCGGTAGAACGTAGCGGTCTGACACTGCAATAA
- the pdxA gene encoding 4-hydroxythreonine-4-phosphate dehydrogenase PdxA: MTTNKLRIAITAGEPAGIGPDIILTLLQQQQWAADLVVIADPAVLHARAQQLGINLRLRPYTADAEQRPCVAGECFILPIACAAPVTTGVLNPANADYVLQTLRRAVTGCLSGEFAAMVTAPLHKGVINDAGIPFTGHTEFLAELTGASLPVMMLTAGTLRVALATTHVPLHRVSGLITQPLLEEVLTILHHDLQTQFGIAEPHILVCGLNPHAGEGGHLGMEEIDVITPVIQRLCQQGMRLTGPLPADTLFTPRHLHGADAVLAMYHDQGLPVLKYAGFGKAINITLGLPIIRTSVDHGTALDLAGTGKAETGSLREAIALAVQLSMNRA, translated from the coding sequence ATGACAACAAACAAGCTACGTATCGCGATTACGGCAGGCGAACCTGCCGGTATTGGCCCTGACATTATCCTGACACTATTGCAGCAACAGCAATGGGCAGCAGACTTGGTGGTAATTGCAGACCCTGCCGTATTGCACGCACGTGCCCAACAATTGGGAATTAACCTGCGCTTACGCCCCTACACCGCTGATGCAGAACAGCGCCCGTGCGTGGCTGGAGAATGTTTCATTTTACCGATTGCATGTGCTGCGCCGGTTACAACGGGGGTTCTCAACCCTGCGAATGCTGACTACGTGTTGCAAACCTTGCGGCGTGCTGTGACAGGCTGCCTGAGTGGTGAGTTTGCGGCGATGGTGACAGCGCCGTTACACAAGGGGGTGATTAATGATGCAGGCATTCCGTTTACCGGGCATACCGAATTTCTGGCAGAACTGACTGGCGCATCCTTGCCGGTGATGATGCTCACAGCGGGTACGCTGCGGGTAGCGCTCGCCACCACCCATGTCCCCTTACACCGGGTCAGTGGTTTGATTACGCAGCCATTGTTGGAAGAGGTGCTGACCATCTTGCATCACGACTTGCAAACCCAGTTTGGCATTGCTGAACCACATATTCTGGTGTGCGGCTTAAACCCTCATGCGGGCGAAGGCGGGCATTTAGGGATGGAAGAAATTGACGTGATCACGCCGGTTATCCAACGCTTATGCCAACAGGGAATGCGACTGACTGGGCCATTACCGGCAGATACCTTGTTCACCCCTCGCCATTTACACGGTGCGGATGCGGTGCTGGCAATGTATCACGATCAGGGTTTACCGGTGCTCAAGTACGCCGGTTTCGGTAAAGCCATCAACATTACGCTGGGTTTACCGATTATTCGTACTTCCGTTGATCATGGCACGGCCTTGGATTTAGCCGGAACAGGCAAAGCTGAAACCGGCAGTTTGCGTGAAGCCATTGCGCTTGCAGTACAGTTGAGCATGAACCGCGCATAA
- the prmA gene encoding 50S ribosomal protein L11 methyltransferase — MSWQQLVCHTTSKHQEMVVDTMEAVGAVSITWQDAEDDPILEPRPGEMRLWNNLVVTALYEEDTDLNALQLLLETRKADWQIESVLYEIVEDQPWERAWMDSFQPMCFGKRLWIYPSWFETPDDDSVKLLLDPGLAFGTGTHPTTALCLEWLDGQDMTGQEVLDYGCGSGVLAIAALKLGAKHAVGTDIDPQALLATQDNAERNSIDPALLHTCYPEQLPKQTWDVVMANILAGPLVELAPALLAALRPGGKLVLSGILAEQAAAITAAYQASLDEFSLVQKEDWLRVTGVRR; from the coding sequence ATGAGCTGGCAGCAATTGGTTTGTCATACCACCTCCAAACATCAGGAAATGGTCGTCGACACAATGGAAGCCGTGGGAGCGGTTTCCATTACTTGGCAGGATGCGGAAGATGACCCCATCCTCGAACCCCGTCCCGGTGAAATGCGCTTGTGGAATAATCTGGTAGTCACGGCATTGTACGAGGAAGATACCGACCTCAATGCCTTGCAGTTACTGCTGGAAACGCGCAAAGCCGACTGGCAAATCGAATCCGTGCTTTATGAAATCGTCGAAGACCAGCCGTGGGAACGCGCTTGGATGGATAGTTTCCAACCCATGTGCTTCGGTAAACGCTTGTGGATTTACCCCAGTTGGTTTGAAACCCCTGACGATGACAGCGTAAAACTGCTGCTTGACCCCGGTCTGGCGTTTGGCACAGGCACGCATCCAACCACCGCGCTGTGCCTTGAGTGGTTGGATGGGCAGGATATGACGGGTCAAGAAGTGCTGGATTACGGTTGCGGCTCCGGTGTGCTTGCCATTGCTGCGCTGAAGCTGGGCGCGAAACACGCAGTAGGCACGGACATTGACCCGCAAGCATTGCTGGCAACCCAAGACAACGCCGAACGCAACAGCATTGACCCTGCGCTGTTGCATACCTGTTACCCCGAACAATTGCCCAAGCAAACGTGGGATGTGGTCATGGCAAACATCTTGGCAGGGCCATTAGTGGAACTCGCCCCCGCATTATTAGCGGCATTACGCCCCGGTGGAAAATTGGTATTGTCGGGTATTTTGGCAGAACAAGCTGCCGCCATTACCGCTGCTTACCAAGCATCATTAGATGAGTTTTCGCTGGTACAAAAAGAAGATTGGCTGCGGGTCACTGGTGTACGCCGCTAA
- the accC gene encoding acetyl-CoA carboxylase biotin carboxylase subunit: protein MLKKVLIANRGEIALRILRGCRELGIKTVAVHSTADRDLKHVRLADESVCIGPPRSTDSYLNVPALISAAEVTGADAIHPGYGFLSENADFAERVESSGFVFIGPRAETIRLMGDKISAKDAMLAAGVPCVPGSEGGTPEDPEEILKMGTRIGYPLIVKATGGGGGRGMRVVHSPDELVAAVTLTRAEAKAAFGNDVVFMEKFLQRPRHIELQVLADSHGNAIHLCERDCSMQRRNQKVVEEAPAPFITAEQRARIGNRVAEACRKIGYRGAGTFEFLYEDGEFYFIEMNTRLQVEHPVTEMITGVDLVKQQLLIASGEVLSLRQEDIKVNGHAIECRINAEDPQTFAPSPGKITRYHVPGGLGVRVDSHIYTDYSVPPYYDSMIGKLIVHGQDRETAINRMHGALSEMVIEGIKTNIPLQTRIMEDPAFRAGGADIHYLEKMLGMHK from the coding sequence ATGTTGAAAAAAGTACTGATCGCAAACCGGGGCGAAATTGCCTTGCGTATCTTGCGTGGCTGCCGCGAACTCGGCATTAAAACCGTGGCGGTACACTCCACCGCTGACCGTGACCTCAAGCACGTGCGTCTTGCCGACGAATCCGTGTGCATCGGCCCGCCACGTTCCACGGATAGTTACCTGAATGTTCCCGCCCTGATCAGCGCGGCGGAAGTCACCGGTGCGGATGCGATTCACCCCGGCTACGGCTTTTTGTCGGAAAATGCTGACTTTGCGGAGCGCGTCGAGTCCAGTGGTTTCGTCTTCATTGGTCCGCGTGCCGAAACCATTCGCCTGATGGGTGACAAAATTTCGGCAAAAGATGCCATGCTTGCCGCAGGTGTCCCGTGCGTCCCCGGTTCAGAAGGCGGCACACCGGAAGACCCCGAAGAAATCCTTAAAATGGGTACGCGCATTGGCTACCCCTTGATTGTCAAAGCCACTGGCGGTGGCGGCGGTCGCGGGATGCGCGTGGTGCATTCCCCCGATGAGCTGGTAGCAGCCGTTACCCTCACCCGTGCTGAAGCAAAAGCCGCTTTCGGCAACGACGTGGTGTTCATGGAAAAATTCCTACAACGCCCGCGCCATATCGAACTGCAAGTATTGGCGGATTCCCACGGTAACGCAATTCACTTATGCGAACGCGATTGCTCGATGCAACGCCGCAATCAAAAAGTGGTGGAAGAAGCCCCTGCCCCCTTCATTACCGCAGAGCAACGCGCCCGCATTGGCAACCGTGTTGCCGAAGCTTGCCGTAAAATCGGCTACCGGGGCGCAGGCACGTTTGAATTCCTCTACGAAGACGGCGAATTCTATTTCATCGAAATGAATACCCGTTTGCAGGTCGAACACCCGGTCACGGAAATGATTACCGGCGTGGATTTGGTGAAACAACAATTGCTGATTGCCTCCGGCGAAGTGTTGAGCTTGCGTCAGGAAGACATCAAGGTCAACGGTCATGCGATTGAATGCCGCATCAATGCCGAAGACCCGCAAACCTTTGCGCCTTCCCCGGGCAAGATTACCCGTTACCACGTACCGGGCGGTTTAGGGGTGCGGGTGGATTCGCACATTTACACCGATTACAGCGTACCACCGTACTACGACTCCATGATCGGCAAGCTGATTGTCCACGGGCAAGACCGCGAAACCGCGATCAACCGGATGCACGGCGCACTCAGCGAAATGGTCATCGAAGGCATTAAAACCAATATCCCGCTGCAAACTCGCATTATGGAAGACCCCGCCTTCCGTGCCGGTGGTGCTGATATTCACTACCTCGAAAAAATGTTGGGAATGCATAAATAA
- a CDS encoding 4a-hydroxytetrahydrobiopterin dehydratase, translating to MIEKLTDEALAVILEGLPGWVLRDNKLHRVLTFADFVEAFGFMSQVALVAERMNHHPEWCNVYKTLAISLTTHDAGGITHRDIELAQTINRLAGYPA from the coding sequence ATGATTGAAAAATTAACCGATGAAGCGCTGGCAGTTATTCTGGAAGGTTTGCCGGGTTGGGTGTTACGCGATAATAAATTGCACCGTGTGCTGACCTTTGCTGATTTTGTGGAAGCGTTCGGCTTTATGTCGCAAGTGGCATTAGTGGCGGAACGCATGAACCATCACCCGGAATGGTGCAATGTGTACAAAACCTTAGCCATCAGCCTGACCACTCACGATGCAGGCGGCATTACCCACCGCGATATTGAATTGGCGCAAACCATCAACCGTTTAGCGGGCTATCCGGCGTGA
- a CDS encoding peptidoglycan-binding domain-containing protein encodes MPALCEASVSAETIQQLQHRLQQQGYYQGTPDGALGQKTRSALTQYQEAQGLASGAITLESLRKLQLQ; translated from the coding sequence ATGCCAGCCCTCTGTGAAGCCTCTGTCAGCGCTGAAACCATCCAACAATTGCAACACCGCTTGCAACAACAAGGCTATTACCAAGGCACACCGGATGGCGCACTAGGTCAAAAAACCCGCAGCGCACTGACGCAGTACCAAGAAGCACAGGGTCTTGCCAGTGGTGCCATTACCCTTGAAAGCTTACGTAAATTGCAGCTTCAATAG
- the dksA gene encoding RNA polymerase-binding protein DksA — MATDNVTYLKRKSALPVEGIEPYIPEPGEEYMNEKQLAHFRQILVAWKKSLMEEVDRTVDHMKEDATNFSDPADRATQEEEFALELRARDRERKLIRKIEKTIARVDDDDYGYCDACGVEIGLQRLEVRPTAELCIDCKTTQEIKEKQMAV; from the coding sequence ATGGCAACTGATAATGTAACCTACCTGAAAAGAAAATCTGCTTTACCTGTCGAAGGTATCGAACCCTACATCCCCGAACCCGGCGAAGAGTACATGAACGAAAAGCAACTGGCGCATTTTCGTCAAATACTGGTTGCTTGGAAAAAATCCCTGATGGAAGAAGTGGATCGCACCGTCGATCACATGAAAGAAGACGCCACCAACTTTTCTGACCCGGCTGACCGCGCCACTCAGGAAGAAGAATTCGCCTTGGAACTTCGCGCCCGTGACCGTGAACGCAAACTGATCCGCAAAATCGAGAAAACCATTGCGCGAGTCGATGACGATGACTACGGCTATTGCGATGCGTGCGGGGTCGAAATTGGTTTGCAGCGTCTGGAAGTTCGCCCCACGGCAGAGCTTTGCATCGACTGCAAAACCACGCAGGAAATCAAGGAAAAGCAAATGGCGGTCTAA